A region of the Lycium barbarum isolate Lr01 chromosome 1, ASM1917538v2, whole genome shotgun sequence genome:
ATCAATGCCTGTTTGCATTAGATGAAACATAGATTATAGCAATGATCTCATAAGCACTAACGACTCTATGGTTCAGCAGGGTCCCAAAATACCAACATGATTCCGACAATGGTGACCTTGAAATGTAAAAGACAAAAACCAATGCAACTCTTAAGTTTTAGTATGGCCTTGAACTATGTGATTTACTGTTACTTAAATATAGGATATTTGTCCCTACCATAGCTCTCATCTTAATATCAACCTCTTCACCCTACCCATCTTTGCACACTAGCCCCTGCAAATACTGGCCccccatctctttttttttttttttttttttttttttgagaatggtaaTGTGCAAATACTGGCCGCCATCTTTAGCTATAACCAACAAATATATACCTATAGTATATAGTGCTTGAGTGTTAAGGCATGTACATGTGAATTTCCTAATGCATTTATGATGAGCACTATAATAATTTGAGGTACCAACTTCCTGCTTCAGGTGCCTAATCAATTGGTTCAGCTACTGTCCTTCATCACACTGTTCATGGAGGTGTACATTGAGTAAATACAACAACACTATTAAGAACTGGAACAGTGACTGATTAATTTGCAGTTTTAATTGTTCTTTGACAAGCGATTAACTGAAAGGCCAAAGACCGATTTAAAAGAACTAGCCATACCCCTCAACCACAAGCAAAAtgatttttgtttcttttagcACCATGGAGAAAGACTGGAGAATGAATAAGATTATACAATACTATGTCCTTAAGATCACAAGCAGAGGTGAATTCTTGATTTAGAAGAAGCAGCGCCGTTTAATAACCTTTAACTGAAGGTGAACaagatttctctctctctctctctctctctctctctctctctctctccctccctccctccctccctccctccctctctctctctctaagggAGGGCATGGTTGCTTTTTTTCGGTCCTAGCGATAGACAAAAGATAAAGATACCACTGGAGCTAGCAAAAATATTTTCATCTTCTAATTGGATATAAGGTTCTACGGCTTAATTTCTTATACTTCATCATCATGCCATGGTGCCTATAGTAGAATAAGCTTAATATTGTGGGGATTAATTGGTCTATGCCAAGAATAACTGAAGAATTGCTGCAATGCTGGTCAAGGAAAGGACTGGGAGAagtgaaaatgaaggtttggaaCACAATTCCTACAGCAGTTTGGTGGAGCATCTGTAAGGAAAGTAGTGGGAGAATCTTTGAAAGCAAATCTGAATCTGTAATTAGTGTTAAATACAGATGTATTTCTCTTCTATCGTTCTGGTGTAACATGGCAATAACAAATGACACAGAGGCCATGATAGACTTTTTGAACTCATTACACAATATGTAGTGATGCCCTCCTGTACATAAGTTACAGCATATTCTTAATGCTGAATATCAACGAGCTTCACTTTAAGGATCAAAAACAAAAGTCCAATTAAAACACCAGTTGGAGACTAGAAAAAACATTTAAAAAAAGATTAATAAGAAATTACTATAAACACGAAGAACAATCATATATACTGGACAATCTACAATTAAGTGAATTTATATCAAGTTAAAAATCATGTTAATCAAGTTCAGGAAACATCTTAAATTTTGATCCAGATTCAATAATTAAATTTTAAGTTTCTAATAATACTTTAGTTAATTTTCCTATTCTAAGTCAGCAATGTATTCAACCAAAACATTTTCTTAACAATACTTTCATAATAACAACACTTTCTTGAAAATAAAGAGGCCTAATTATTTGTTTCCATAACAATAGCATTTCCTAACCTAACTCAAAAATAGGTTGATTTTTTCTTAAGGTGGACACCATTGCACCTTGGTATGCCTCACTGAAACACTGACAAGCTGAAGCAACGCGAAGTGACCAACCCGCCCTCACCTATCTTAGTTCTTAAGTACACCTCAAGCGTGCATTGAGCGTAACATCAAAATTCTATGGAGCTTAAACAACATCGAAGAATTAACCTAAATAGTCAACATCGAAGAATTAACCTAAATAGTCGTTCACCCAACCGCTTAAACTAAAAATAGCCGGcagatgtataatatatgtataaccatgtataatcaatgtataatcTATGTATACCGTTTGGGAAAAGTAAACAGTGAATCCGGCTGGCTATTTGTGTAAAGATCCCCCTAACATCAGCGGACAACATTTCTTACAAACCGCAACAGTAAGCAAGGACATGTAAAAACTCATTCAGTTCGTATGAAAATCCAAGTTCAGGCATTTGTCTCGAAACCCCTtcctacgacagcaggggatttgccttctggatCGAGCTAATCGCACGGGGCTtacctagtgcgggttatctctcttgtgtggtttgcgagctattgcacaggagctggatTTACCCTATTCGCACCTGAAGGGTGGCGGCTGcaggttcccatgtcataaaaaaaataaaaaaaatcaagcaTGTCTACaaatgaaggggagccttggcgtaactggtaaagttgctgccatgtgaccaggaggtcacgggttcgagccgtggaaacagcctcttgcagaaatgcaaggtaaggctgcgtacaatagacccttgtggtccggcccttccccggaccccgcgcatagcgggagtttagtgcaccaggctgccctttttttttagGCGTGTCTACAAATAATCTAAACCAGCTAAGCAGAATCTGGCATGGTATGTTACCAGAGACTAacttctcctctttttttttccacCTTGAAAAGGTAGTGTACCTCATCAACCTCAAAATATCATGTCAACCTTACTAGTGCAGAAATTTGCTCACTTCACACCAAAATTAACATTGTATTAAtttgtaggaaaaaaaaaaaagagttccaCATGGAAGagtacaaaagaaaaagaaaaaaaaaacatattttacCTAATTCTTTCTATCTACAGAAgaccaaaaaatcaaaaaatcaaaAGAAGCAACTATACTTACCATGAGAGGATTCAACATCAAGGATTAGGTCAAGTGCATAGTCATAGTATGGAACTTGACCACTCAATCCACAGAGGTTaaaatcatcttgaatgtagtcATCATCAACCTCACAGAAGAACTCATTCCCACGCAGGTTACAAAACCAAGAAATCCATGATGTGTCCTCTCCATCAGAACCACTAACTTCAGACTCTTCACTGTCTGAATCAGATTCCTCTGCAAAGTACACAACCATGGGCATTTACTCATAACATGTTTGACATGCAAGTAAGAAAGTCGGCATTAAGACAACGGAAGCATAGGCAAAATAAATGCAGTAAATGTACTTAATGGCTGGTGTCATTAGAGTAATGAAAATATAGCAGAAACATGCGCTGGCTTTTCCTAAGGGGGAGTAATGAAAACATAGCGGAAACATCTCCTGGGTTTTGCTAAGAGTAATGCAAATATAGCGGAAACATGCTCAGGTTTTCCAGTATCTATGGGTAAAATACTCTAACCCTCTGAGACAAAGCACTCGAAGATACCAGTAACCAAAATTCAAGGTTGATGTCAAACCAGTAGTAGAGGAAATAGAGGGGAAACATGAGTTGGCTTTCCAAGTAACTGTAGGCAGTAACAAGAAACAAATTGAAAAATACTCTTGGTTTCAATTGCTGTGAGATACCAGATGAAAACATCAGTTAAAACCTGATAATCCACTACCCTAAACCATACTTGTTAGATACTGCAGCCAATTACTCATCACTCATCAGTAGATCCGTCTACAATGAATCCACCTCTCAGGAAGCCCAAGTAAGCAGATTCAAATCCCCACAAAAGAAGCAATTGcgcaaacaaaaaacaaaaaaaattaatattgtaAGCCACGACCAACAATGTGTCATGCTTACAACCAGGATATTTTGTAAAACCATATATAATCTTTTTATAACTGAGTGATCCCAACAGCCAATGGTGCACAGTTTGAAACTGTTTAATGGGCCCGCcactctacccttctccacttaaatgcCAAGTTTTGTATGAAGTTCGAACCAATGATGTGCACCTAACTCACACATCACGCGTCTAAAACCATATATGATTTTACCTTAAACGTGTTGAGAATCTAGAACTATCTACTATGAAACTTCAGAAGATACAGAAGGAACCTCAAGCAGAATAGAATGGCATTCCAGCAACAGCTTTTCCAGCCATGTTCCCCCTTTGACACTTGATagaacttttttttatttttttagaagGTAACATTAACTTGGCAGAACCTTTTCCTGATCACATTCtacgtttttttcttttttgacaaGCTAAGGTAAGCCTGACCACATTATACATGCTTTTTGAAGAAATAGAATATTCTATTACTTCAAGCCAAGTTAAAAACATTTTATCAGGATATAAAACCCCTAATTAAGGACCATAGATCCATGCAAGACCCTGCTGATAAGTGCTACAGGAGCCCCTTTACATATCCACCCAGATACGTATGCAATTTAGTGAGTTTTAGAACAAATTTCCATATATAATTTGGAAAACAAAAAGATAGCCAATTGGATCTCCAAAAAACTTGTCCTGCCACCACCACAACAATAAACCCAATGTAATCCAacaggtctggggagggtagtgagtacgcagaccttatccctaccttgagaagatagagaggttgtttctgatagacccttggctcaaggaAAGATGAAAACGAGGCAATAACAACAAGCAGAAAGAACGAGCAAGCAGAAACAATGGCAAGATAATAAGGTAACCCATGCTAAAGAAACAACCGGTAGTAATAGAAATCAAAGAGTAAGAAAATACAAGAATAACACACTAATACCCTCGGTACGGAAAAGAAAAACTCTCGACTATTTAccaaccttctaccctaattctcAACTTTCACACCCTCCTATGAAGGTCATGTCCTCCGTGGGCTGAAGCTGCAGCATGCCCTCCCTAATCACCTCACCCTAATACTTCTTAGGCCTACTTCTACCTCTCCTCAGACCCACTATGGCCAACCTCTCACCCCTCCTTACTTCCTTACTGGGGACATCTGcgcatctcctcttcacatgcctgaACCATATCGATTAAAGAAACAAAACTAACTTGACTTGCTGAGAAACAAAATATTAGGCCAAAGTTAAAGGCTCATCGGCAGCTAAGTATCCCCAAGATCATAAAATCTAATGCACTCAGACACATAGGGGAAAGGGGGACATTTttacatattaaaaaaaaaaaaaaaaaaaaaaaaaaaggtgctaaCCATCGTCGCACTTATTTTTTGTGGAAGAGAGAGTGTCACGCTGATCTATATGATTATTATTATGATGACGCTGATGCAATTTTGCACTGACAACTCCAGCCTTGGACGTAGATGCTGAAGACGACTTCTCCAACTTCTTATCTAATGCTTCGTTTATTCTCTGCTTCCGATCCATCGTTGAAGAACCTCCTCCTCGATCTCTGTACATTCCCCTTTCCTTCTCTCTATTATATATCTATAACCCTATATTCATATGTTGTGACTATAGGTTTGGAAAATTGATTACACAAAACAGGACGAAAGTTTTGAAAAttccagagagagagagagagagagttggaGAAACGGAGATAACAACTAGGGTTTTCTCACATTCCAGGTGGGGAAACGGAAACGACAGTACGACACAACACCTCCTCACCTtctctttttttctctctcttcttaGCCTAGCATAGCGAATCCAAATATAGCAGGGCTTTAACGTGAATTTCGGATATCAGATACTATTCAGACAAATTATTCGAACCTGAGTCATTAAGTTGTTTAGTTTTTAAGTTTGAATCTTAATTGTTCAGGTTTTTATTTTTGAGTGCATTTGTTTGCTCTATGTTACGGTCTTTTAATGTATCAGAATGAATATGAATAATTAATGATCTGTAATATAATTTTAATATCGTTATGATGTATTTTTAATGATTTCAACAAAGATAGAAGTTCACCAATTACATTCATTTACCGCTATCGTCAACGCCCGCCTTTATCGACTATCACCACCCACGAGCACCATCCTCGTTCATAACTGTCACAGTTGTCAGTTAGTGTAATCAATTGTCACCACTCTTGACCACCGTATAAAATCATCATTGTCAATTACTGTTACCACAACAACCACCAATCACTGCTGACAATCATCACCATCAGTCAGCACTATATATTTTCAACTACCACCATTAGCTATCACTATCATCCACTACAACTATCAACTTCCACCTCCAACTACCATCATCAACCATTACTGTCAGCCACCACTAGCACTACCTGTAATGCCACCATGAGCCTACACTGTCCCCAATCAACACCTACAACTACCGTCTTTAGTAGGGCTGGGCATCAATTATTAAATTACCGAATAGAACCGAGAATTTCGATATTCGATAAGATATTCGGGAGTAAAATTTCAAAATTACGATATTTAGATTCGATATGACACATTATTATCCAATTATTTATTAAAGGCAGTGTATAACTAATAGATCAACGCAGGCTCATCATACAAGCTCAAagagaaaattaaagaccaaacaGCCTAAATATTTGGATCTCATTAATAATTGGATGTCGCTCTGCAAAATTTTtaactttcttctttctttctttctttcttttttttttttttttggttgatttCTTTCTCCTCTGCATCATTCACTTGTAAAAGTTTCATCTTTTTTGTCTTACTTGACAAGTTTTGGCAAGTTTTGGCACATAATTGGAGAATATCTGTTAAAACTTCATTTCTCTTTTGTGCTTAGTGAGGGTTTGTTTAGAAAGTTGAttcattttctttatttccttccttTTTGGTTGTTTCTTGTATAAATTTGGTAGAAAGATTTGTCGTGAACTTTCTTTCTTGGGTAAAATTTGCCATCCTTTTTTCTAGATACGGTAGTTGTCGACCCCGTGACATGGACTATGCTAGAAAAATCTTAATTGTTCTTTGACCTTCATAGACATGTTCACGTTTTACTAATGTTTTTCTTTATCTTAATATATTTGGACTAGGGATAGCAAAATGCTTAAAATCTACGATTATCCGCTCGACCCAATCCGTTTTAAATGGGTTGGATATCCGACTATTTCAAAGTGGGTCAAATATGGATCAACCCATATTATCCATCATAGAATATGGATAACCCATGGGTATGCATTTTGTTATTTTTCATGAGTTTTTGCTTTCTGGGAgtcttatattttaatttttaatttaactattaatttttttattctattttttattttattttagttttatattttttttattttctagttttgaaattattttatttttttatttttttaaaattatctaAGAGTATAACCTTATTTTGGCTTTTAGCTTGTGTTTTCACCTTACTATTCttgaaatatccatattatccgtcAAGTTACCCATTTTTTATCCGTGTAAAATATGGgcggtgttgacacctaattttttttcacgacccaaccggaggtaCATTCACATtcgtatctaggtgagccacatggcttatcaacaaactctatgcctcaataatatcatttccaacggctaaaacacttttataaacatcaacaactacgcccatatacatatacacaagccgacgaggcttaacaaaataatatac
Encoded here:
- the LOC132633367 gene encoding casein kinase II subunit beta-1-like, encoding MYRDRGGGSSTMDRKQRINEALDKKLEKSSSASTSKAGVVSAKLHQRHHNNNHIDQRDTLSSTKNKCDDEESDSDSEESEVSGSDGEDTSWISWFCNLRGNEFFCEVDDDYIQDDFNLCGLSGQVPYYDYALDLILDVESSHGDMFTEEQNELVESAAEMLYGLIHVRYILTSKGMAAMLEKYKNYDFGRCPRVYCSGQPCLPVGQSDIPRSSTVKIYCPKCEDIYYPRSKYQGNIDGAYFGTTFPHLFLMTYGHLKPQKPTQSYVPRIFGFKIHRT